A stretch of DNA from Dokdonia sp. PRO95:
AGCAACACCTTCTGGAGTTCCATCCTTTTTAAGTTCTTGTAAAAGTCCTGTTTTCTTTGCCACCGTTTCTGCCACGGTAAAGGCATCACTTTGCTCATTAAGAATCTGGAAACTCTTAATCATCGTGACAAAATTCTTAAGCTTAGTCTGTGTACCGCGATTTATATTCATCGAGGGACCTAGCTGTTCAATTTTATCCATCACCTCAAACATAGAGCGGCCATAATGCTTTGCCGCCACCGTAAGCTTGTCTAAGGTAGTACCACCTATACCACGCGCTGGGTAGTTTACCACACGCTTGAGTGCCTCCTCATCTTTAGGATTAACAAGCACGCGCAGGTAGCCCAGCACATCCTTAATTTCCTTACGTTGATAGAAGGATAATCCTCCATAAATACGGTATGGGATATCTCGCTTGCGCAAGGCATCCTCCATCGCACGTGACTGTGCGTTTGTTCTATACAGTATCGCAAAGTCACCATTGTTGAGCTGGTGATTCATTCTATTTTCAAAAATAGAACTCGCCACATAGCGTCCCTCCTCACCATCTGTAGGAGAGCGGTGCACGATAATCTCACCACCATCTGGGTTTGCCGTCCAGACCGTTTTATCCAGTCTGGTTTTGTTTTTTTCTATCACACTGTTTGCCGCCTCCACAATCACTTTTGAAGAACGGTAGTTCTGCTCTAGGCGGTACATTGCTACATTCTCATAATCCTTCTGGAAGTTCAGAATGTTATTAATGTTTGCCCCACGGAAGGCGTAGATACTCTGAGAGTCATCTCCCACCACGCAGATATTCTGAAACTTATCAGACAGTGCCTTTACAATAAGGTACTGGCTATGGTTTGTATCTTGGTACTCATCTACCAGTATGTACTTAAAACGATTCTGGTATTTATTAAGCACCTCTGGAAAACGATTAAGCAACTCATTTGTGCGTAGTAGTAAATCATCAAAATCCATCGCTCCTGCTTTAAAACAGCGATCTACATACTCTGCATAAATCTCTCCCATACGCGGGCGTTTTGCCATCGCATCTGCCTCTACCAGCTCAGGATCATTTTGATACGCACGTACCGTAATCAAGCTGTTTTTAAAAGAAGAAATACGGTTTTGTATCTGTTTGTACTTATAGATATCCTTATCCAGCTGCATCTCCTTGATAATCGCGCTTATTAAACGCTGCGAGTCTTGGGTATCATAAATCGTAAAGTTAGACGGGTACCCCAGCTTATCTGCCTCAATACGCAAGATTTTGGCAAAAATGGAGTGAAAGGTTCCCATCCATAAATTCTTTGCCTCAGAGCTACCCACAATATCAGAGATACGCTTTTTCATCTCACGTGCCGCCTTATTTGTAAAGGTGAGTGATAAGATGTTAAAGGCGTCTACTCCCTGTGACATGAGGTAAGCAATACGTAAGGTAAGCACACGCGTTTTACCAGATCCCGCACCTGCAATTACAATTAATGCTCCGTCTTTATGTAGTGTGGGAGCGCGTTGGGCCTCGTTTAAGCCCTCAATATATACTTCTAATTTTGAATCCATAGCAGGGGTAC
This window harbors:
- a CDS encoding UvrD-helicase domain-containing protein, producing MDSKLEVYIEGLNEAQRAPTLHKDGALIVIAGAGSGKTRVLTLRIAYLMSQGVDAFNILSLTFTNKAAREMKKRISDIVGSSEAKNLWMGTFHSIFAKILRIEADKLGYPSNFTIYDTQDSQRLISAIIKEMQLDKDIYKYKQIQNRISSFKNSLITVRAYQNDPELVEADAMAKRPRMGEIYAEYVDRCFKAGAMDFDDLLLRTNELLNRFPEVLNKYQNRFKYILVDEYQDTNHSQYLIVKALSDKFQNICVVGDDSQSIYAFRGANINNILNFQKDYENVAMYRLEQNYRSSKVIVEAANSVIEKNKTRLDKTVWTANPDGGEIIVHRSPTDGEEGRYVASSIFENRMNHQLNNGDFAILYRTNAQSRAMEDALRKRDIPYRIYGGLSFYQRKEIKDVLGYLRVLVNPKDEEALKRVVNYPARGIGGTTLDKLTVAAKHYGRSMFEVMDKIEQLGPSMNINRGTQTKLKNFVTMIKSFQILNEQSDAFTVAETVAKKTGLLQELKKDGTPEGVARIENIEELLNGMRDFVEEQKELADTTGSLAEFLEDVALATSMDNDTGDDDRVALMTIHLAKGLEFPFVYIVGMEEDLFPSGMSMSTRSELEEERRLFYVALTRAEKQAYLTYTESRYRWGKLVDAEPSRFIEEIDDKYLDYQTPMMRNRYKSLMDIDEFGEVDKSKLRLKKPVSGTPPRVGNPSQDQLRKLRKIRPTSGNEPVSSLAGALEPGTVVKHIRFGKGIVVGLEGKGQDQKAEINFESGGLKKLLLRFAKLEIVS